One genomic segment of Streptomyces sp. TLI_146 includes these proteins:
- a CDS encoding adenosine deaminase produces MEKRLRRRWSVLAGATALGLAVSVLPGVAEAAGPDHRQPSRPQQQLDRSTPTDLTRLLRDLPKGGDLHHHLGGAVRAESLIGYAARDRKCVDTTTYVVTPGPQPCATGQRPAQDAVPPGPFRRAVVRAWSMRGFVLPSDGDPQPGHNHFFATFGKFAEAEAGHDADMLAEVARVAARERTAYVETLVTVAAEPLQRLVDRVRPADPGPSGLAEFHRVLTRDPRFQEIVEEAAAAYDRSFRDYRKLLGCDRAPAPQACSVVIRFDYQVGRAQAARHVFAQQILGFELARRRIGRVVGVNMVQPEDAPIALRDYTLHMRMIGFLKSRAPSVHVSLHAGELVEGLNGVGGRDLAFHIAQAVDVARADRIGHGVDLLDERGHQGLAARMRARHVLVEAPLISHAQILLVSGDRHPLHTYLDAGVPLALATDDPGVSRSGLTDVFRLGVTDQRLGMEELRTSARASLDHAFVEGANLWREQDRYDTFAAPCRNDTPDPDRRPGAACRRFLAASPKAALQWQLERDWRAFERGRARD; encoded by the coding sequence ATGGAGAAGAGACTGCGGCGCCGGTGGTCGGTGCTGGCCGGGGCGACCGCGCTCGGGCTGGCCGTGAGCGTGCTGCCGGGGGTGGCGGAGGCCGCCGGGCCGGACCACCGCCAACCAAGCCGCCCACAACAGCAGTTGGACCGCAGCACCCCCACCGACCTCACCCGCCTCCTGCGCGACCTCCCCAAGGGCGGTGACCTGCACCATCACCTCGGCGGTGCCGTCCGTGCGGAATCCCTCATCGGGTACGCCGCCCGCGACCGCAAGTGCGTCGACACCACCACGTACGTCGTCACCCCCGGACCCCAGCCGTGCGCCACCGGGCAGCGGCCCGCCCAGGACGCCGTGCCCCCCGGGCCGTTCCGCCGCGCGGTCGTCCGGGCCTGGTCGATGCGCGGGTTCGTCCTGCCGTCAGACGGCGACCCGCAGCCCGGGCACAACCACTTCTTCGCCACCTTCGGGAAGTTCGCCGAGGCGGAGGCGGGGCACGACGCGGACATGCTGGCCGAAGTGGCCCGGGTCGCCGCGCGGGAGCGGACCGCCTATGTGGAGACCCTGGTGACCGTGGCGGCCGAGCCGCTCCAGCGGCTGGTCGACCGGGTGCGCCCGGCGGACCCCGGCCCGTCCGGACTGGCGGAGTTCCACCGGGTCCTCACGCGGGATCCCCGGTTCCAGGAGATCGTCGAGGAGGCAGCGGCCGCCTACGACCGGAGTTTCCGCGACTACCGCAAGCTCCTCGGCTGCGACCGCGCGCCCGCGCCGCAGGCCTGTTCCGTCGTCATCCGCTTCGACTACCAGGTCGGCCGCGCCCAGGCCGCCCGCCACGTCTTCGCCCAGCAGATCCTCGGCTTCGAACTCGCCCGCCGCCGGATCGGCCGGGTCGTCGGGGTGAACATGGTCCAGCCCGAGGACGCCCCGATCGCCCTGCGGGACTACACCCTGCACATGCGGATGATCGGCTTTCTGAAGTCCCGCGCCCCGTCCGTCCACGTCAGCCTGCACGCCGGTGAGCTGGTCGAAGGCCTGAACGGGGTCGGCGGCCGCGATCTCGCCTTCCACATCGCCCAGGCCGTAGACGTGGCGCGCGCCGACCGTATCGGCCACGGTGTCGATCTCCTCGACGAGCGCGGGCACCAGGGCCTGGCCGCCCGGATGCGCGCACGGCACGTCCTCGTCGAGGCCCCCCTGATCAGCCACGCCCAGATCCTGCTGGTCAGCGGCGACCGGCACCCCCTGCACACCTATCTCGACGCCGGGGTGCCCCTCGCCCTGGCCACCGACGACCCCGGCGTCAGCCGCAGCGGCCTCACCGACGTCTTCCGGCTGGGCGTCACCGACCAGCGTCTGGGCATGGAGGAGCTGCGGACCTCCGCGCGTGCCTCGCTGGACCACGCCTTCGTCGAGGGGGCGAACCTCTGGCGCGAGCAGGACCGGTACGACACCTTCGCCGCGCCCTGCCGGAACGACACCCCCGACCCGGACCGGCGGCCCGGCGCCGCGTGCCGGAGGTTCCTGGCCGCCAGCCCCAAGGCCGCCCTCCAGTGGCAGTTGGAGAGGGACTGGCGGGCGTTCGAGCGCGGCCGCGCACGCGACTGA
- the dhaK gene encoding dihydroxyacetone kinase subunit DhaK encodes MKMLINVAETVVADALRGMAAAHPELTVDVENRVIVRRDAPFAGKVGLVSGGGSGHEPLHGGFVGRGMLAAACPGEVFTSPVPDQMVRAAAAVDSGAGVLFVVKNYTGDVLNFDMAVELAEDEGVQIAKVLVDDDVAVTDSLYTAGRRGTGATLFVEKLAGAAAEEGAPLERVEAIARRVNASSRSFGVALSACTTPAKGGPTFDLPPGELELGVGIHGEPGRERRAMMTSREIADFAVDAVLEDLKPSSPVLLLVNGMGATPLLELYGFNAEVHRVLAERRVPVARTLVGNYVTSLDMAGCSVTLCQADEELLRLWDAPVNTPALRWGC; translated from the coding sequence GTGAAGATGCTGATCAACGTGGCCGAGACCGTCGTCGCCGACGCGTTGCGCGGGATGGCGGCCGCGCATCCGGAGCTGACCGTCGACGTGGAGAACCGGGTGATCGTGCGCCGGGACGCGCCGTTCGCCGGGAAGGTGGGGCTGGTGTCCGGGGGCGGATCGGGGCACGAGCCGTTGCACGGCGGGTTCGTGGGGCGCGGGATGCTCGCCGCCGCGTGTCCCGGCGAGGTGTTCACCTCGCCCGTGCCGGACCAGATGGTGCGGGCCGCGGCCGCCGTGGACAGCGGGGCCGGGGTGCTGTTCGTCGTCAAGAACTACACCGGCGACGTGCTCAACTTCGACATGGCCGTGGAGCTCGCCGAGGACGAGGGCGTACAGATCGCGAAGGTCCTCGTCGACGACGACGTCGCCGTGACCGACAGCCTGTACACCGCGGGGCGGCGCGGCACCGGGGCCACCCTCTTCGTGGAGAAGCTCGCGGGCGCGGCGGCCGAGGAGGGCGCGCCCCTGGAGCGGGTCGAGGCGATCGCCCGCCGGGTGAACGCGAGTTCACGCAGCTTCGGCGTCGCGCTCAGTGCCTGCACCACCCCCGCCAAGGGCGGTCCGACCTTCGATCTGCCGCCCGGTGAGCTGGAGCTCGGCGTCGGCATCCACGGTGAGCCCGGGCGGGAGCGGCGGGCCATGATGACCTCCCGGGAGATCGCGGACTTCGCCGTGGACGCGGTCCTGGAGGACCTCAAGCCGTCAAGTCCCGTACTGCTCCTGGTCAACGGCATGGGGGCGACCCCGCTCCTGGAGCTGTACGGGTTCAACGCCGAGGTGCACCGGGTGCTGGCCGAGCGGCGCGTCCCGGTGGCCCGCACGCTCGTGGGCAACTATGTGACCTCCCTCGACATGGCGGGCTGCTCGGTGACGCTGTGTCAGGCCGACGAGGAACTGCTGCGGTTGTGGGACGCGCCGGTGAACACGCCCGCGCTGCGGTGGGGTTGCTGA
- the dhaL gene encoding dihydroxyacetone kinase subunit DhaL: MLDAAFFRRWMTVTASAVDREAARLTELDSAIGDADHGANLQRGFTAVTAVLEKEAPDTPGAVLALAGRQLISTVGGASGPLYGTLLRRTGKALGDRAEVSREELAAALGEGVAAVAQLGGAAAGDKTMLDALLPAVEALGESFAAASAAAEAGALATVPLQARKGRASYLGERSIGHQDPGATSSALLIGALQEAAA; this comes from the coding sequence GTGCTCGACGCCGCTTTCTTCCGCCGCTGGATGACCGTGACGGCCTCGGCCGTGGACCGGGAGGCGGCGCGGCTGACCGAACTGGACTCGGCCATCGGCGACGCCGACCACGGCGCCAACCTCCAGCGCGGCTTCACGGCCGTCACCGCCGTCCTGGAGAAGGAGGCGCCGGACACCCCGGGCGCCGTACTCGCCCTCGCCGGGCGGCAGTTGATCTCGACCGTGGGCGGCGCCTCCGGACCGCTGTACGGGACGCTGCTGCGCCGCACCGGCAAGGCGCTCGGCGACCGGGCCGAGGTGAGCCGCGAGGAGCTCGCCGCCGCGCTGGGCGAGGGCGTGGCGGCGGTGGCGCAGCTGGGCGGGGCAGCCGCCGGGGACAAGACGATGCTGGACGCGCTGCTCCCGGCCGTCGAGGCGCTCGGTGAGTCCTTCGCGGCGGCGAGTGCGGCAGCGGAGGCCGGGGCGCTCGCGACCGTACCGCTCCAGGCCCGCAAGGGCAGGGCCAGCTATCTGGGCGAGCGTTCCATCGGCCATCAGGACCCGGGGGCGACCTCGTCGGCGCTGCTCATCGGGGCTCTCCAGGAGGCCGCCGCGTGA
- a CDS encoding PTS-dependent dihydroxyacetone kinase phosphotransferase subunit DhaM, whose protein sequence is MSGSAGGLVGVVLVSHSAEVAAAVAALATGLAGGGTTAPVAAAGGTPDGGLGTSSELIAEAAAAVDRGAGVAVLVDLGSAVLTVKALLAEGDELPEGARLVDAPFVEGAVAAVVTASAGADLDAVEAAASEAYGYRKV, encoded by the coding sequence GTGAGCGGGAGCGCGGGCGGGCTCGTCGGGGTCGTGCTCGTCTCCCACAGCGCGGAGGTCGCCGCCGCTGTCGCCGCGCTCGCGACCGGTCTCGCGGGCGGGGGGACGACCGCTCCCGTCGCGGCCGCGGGCGGGACCCCCGACGGCGGCCTCGGCACCAGCTCCGAGCTGATCGCCGAGGCGGCGGCCGCCGTCGACCGGGGCGCGGGCGTGGCGGTCCTGGTGGACCTGGGCAGCGCGGTGCTCACCGTGAAGGCGCTCCTCGCCGAGGGCGACGAGCTGCCGGAGGGGGCGCGGCTCGTGGACGCCCCCTTCGTCGAGGGCGCGGTGGCGGCCGTCGTGACCGCCTCGGCCGGGGCGGACCTGGACGCCGTGGAGGCGGCCGCATCGGAGGCGTACGGCTACCGGAAGGTGTGA
- a CDS encoding NADPH-dependent 2,4-dienoyl-CoA reductase has product MSDYPHLLSPLDLGFTTLPNRVLMGSMHIGLEEAENGFERMAAFYAERARGGVGLMVTGGISPNDAGRPYEGGAKLTTEAEAAQHRTVTDAVHAAGGRIAMQILHFGRYAYHQGLVAPSALQAPISPFVPHALTDDEVERTVEDFVRAAELAKSAGYDGVEIMGSEGYLINEFIAGAVNRRTDRWGGSYENRMRFPVEIVRRTRERVGADFILIYRLSMLDLVPGGSTLEEVVTLAKAIEEAGATLINTGIGWHEARIPTIATSVPRGAYTWVTKKLMGSVSIPLITSNRINTPEVAERLLAEGRADMVSMARPFLADPEFVAKTAAGRSETINTCIGCNQACLDHTFSGKITSCLVNPRACHETELVLSPTRRRKNLAVVGAGPAGLAFAVSAAERGHAVTLFDAAAEIGGQLNIAKRIPGKEEFDETLRYYRTQLELRGVDVRLNTTATAGELTSGGYDEVVVATGVTPRTPEIPGSDHPSVLTYLDVLRDGAPVGERVAIVGAGGIGFDMAEFLTDGGDAASLDPETYFRQWGVDTSYEERGGLRAPERPKPPRTVHLLQRKTSKVGAGLGKTTGWIHRTELKHRGVTMVPGVGYDRIDDAGLHITVDGTSTVLPVDTVVLCAGQEPRRDLYEELSAAGATVHLIGGADVAAELDAKRAIDQGTRLAATL; this is encoded by the coding sequence ATGAGCGACTACCCCCACCTGCTGAGCCCCCTCGACCTGGGCTTCACCACCCTTCCCAACCGGGTGCTGATGGGGTCCATGCACATCGGGCTCGAAGAGGCCGAGAACGGTTTCGAGCGGATGGCGGCGTTCTACGCCGAGCGGGCGCGCGGCGGGGTCGGCCTCATGGTCACCGGCGGCATCTCCCCCAACGACGCCGGCCGCCCGTACGAGGGCGGCGCCAAGCTCACCACCGAGGCCGAGGCCGCCCAGCACCGCACGGTCACCGACGCGGTGCACGCGGCGGGCGGTCGGATCGCGATGCAGATCCTGCACTTCGGCCGGTACGCCTACCACCAGGGCCTGGTGGCGCCGAGCGCGCTCCAGGCCCCCATCAGCCCCTTCGTGCCGCACGCCCTGACCGACGACGAGGTCGAGCGGACCGTCGAGGACTTCGTCCGCGCGGCCGAGCTGGCGAAGTCCGCCGGGTACGACGGCGTCGAGATCATGGGCTCCGAGGGCTATCTGATCAACGAGTTCATCGCGGGCGCCGTGAACCGGCGCACCGACCGCTGGGGCGGCTCGTACGAGAACCGGATGCGCTTCCCCGTCGAGATCGTCCGCCGTACGCGGGAGCGGGTCGGTGCGGACTTCATCCTGATCTACCGGCTCTCCATGCTGGACCTGGTGCCCGGCGGCTCCACCCTGGAGGAGGTCGTCACGCTCGCCAAGGCCATCGAGGAGGCCGGGGCGACCCTCATCAACACCGGCATCGGCTGGCACGAGGCCCGCATCCCGACCATCGCGACCTCGGTGCCGCGCGGCGCGTACACCTGGGTGACCAAGAAGCTGATGGGGTCCGTCTCCATCCCGTTGATCACCAGCAACCGCATCAACACCCCCGAGGTGGCCGAGCGGTTGCTCGCCGAGGGCCGGGCGGACATGGTGTCGATGGCGCGGCCGTTCCTGGCCGACCCCGAGTTCGTCGCCAAGACGGCCGCCGGGCGCTCCGAGACCATCAACACCTGCATCGGCTGCAACCAGGCCTGTCTGGACCACACCTTCAGCGGGAAGATCACCTCCTGCCTGGTCAACCCGCGTGCCTGCCACGAGACCGAGCTGGTCCTCTCCCCCACCAGGCGCCGCAAGAACCTCGCGGTGGTCGGCGCGGGCCCGGCCGGGCTCGCCTTCGCGGTCTCGGCGGCCGAGCGCGGCCACGCGGTCACCCTCTTCGACGCGGCCGCGGAGATCGGCGGCCAGCTGAACATCGCCAAGCGGATCCCCGGCAAGGAGGAGTTCGACGAGACGCTGCGCTACTACCGTACGCAGCTCGAACTGCGCGGCGTGGACGTCCGGTTGAACACCACGGCGACCGCCGGTGAGCTGACCTCCGGCGGCTACGACGAGGTCGTCGTCGCCACCGGCGTGACGCCCCGCACCCCCGAGATCCCCGGCTCCGACCACCCCAGCGTTCTCACCTACCTGGACGTGCTGCGCGACGGCGCGCCGGTCGGCGAGCGGGTGGCGATCGTCGGCGCGGGCGGCATCGGCTTCGACATGGCCGAGTTCCTCACGGACGGCGGCGACGCGGCGAGCCTGGACCCCGAGACGTACTTCCGGCAGTGGGGCGTCGACACCTCGTACGAGGAGCGCGGCGGGCTGCGCGCGCCCGAGCGGCCCAAGCCGCCGCGCACGGTGCACCTGCTCCAGCGCAAGACCTCCAAGGTCGGCGCGGGTCTGGGCAAGACCACCGGCTGGATCCACCGCACCGAGCTGAAGCACCGGGGCGTGACGATGGTGCCGGGCGTCGGCTACGACCGCATCGACGACGCCGGGCTGCACATCACCGTCGACGGCACCTCCACGGTGCTGCCGGTGGACACCGTGGTCCTGTGCGCGGGGCAGGAGCCGCGCCGCGACCTGTACGAGGAGCTGTCGGCGGCGGGCGCCACCGTGCACCTGATCGGCGGCGCGGACGTGGCCGCCGAGCTGGACGCCAAGCGCGCCATCGACCAGGGCACCCGGCTGGCGGCGACCCTCTGA
- a CDS encoding PadR family transcriptional regulator: MSLPHAILTALLEKPSSGLELTRRFDRSFGFFWSATHQQIYRELGKLEQSGAIRALPSEAPARGQKKEYEVLPAGRAELAAWAAAGQDPRPMRDPLLLRMRAAAVVGTDGLTAELRRHLDLHERQLEMYEGIERRDFPPERDSEQDRLRHLVLRGGIELETFWIRWLTQALDTVDGEE, from the coding sequence ATGTCCCTCCCGCACGCGATCCTGACCGCCCTGCTCGAAAAGCCCTCCTCGGGGCTGGAGCTGACCCGCCGGTTCGACAGGTCGTTCGGCTTCTTCTGGTCCGCGACGCACCAGCAGATCTACCGCGAGCTGGGCAAGCTGGAGCAGTCCGGGGCCATCCGCGCACTGCCGTCCGAGGCCCCGGCGCGCGGCCAGAAGAAGGAGTACGAGGTCCTGCCCGCGGGCCGCGCGGAGCTCGCCGCGTGGGCCGCCGCCGGGCAGGACCCCCGCCCCATGCGGGACCCGCTGCTGCTGCGGATGCGGGCGGCGGCGGTGGTCGGCACGGACGGGCTCACCGCCGAGCTGCGCCGCCACCTCGACCTGCACGAGCGGCAGTTGGAGATGTACGAGGGGATCGAGCGGCGGGACTTCCCGCCGGAGCGGGACAGCGAGCAGGACCGGCTGCGGCACCTGGTGCTGCGCGGCGGCATCGAACTGGAGACATTCTGGATCCGCTGGCTGACGCAGGCGCTGGATACGGTGGACGGGGAGGAGTGA
- a CDS encoding MarR family winged helix-turn-helix transcriptional regulator yields the protein MPSRDQSVTTIQRELTAFARRARAAAARMHPELSLVSFTLLSHMEDQQGCRATDLATYYMLDKSTISRQIAALEKLGFIERRTDPADHRIQLLHLTAAGTEKLAEAAVLRRHAFHERLADWEEADLERFAAYLLRYNSTAPDGS from the coding sequence GTGCCCAGCCGAGACCAGTCGGTCACCACCATCCAGCGGGAGCTGACCGCGTTCGCCCGCCGCGCCCGGGCCGCCGCCGCGCGGATGCACCCGGAGCTGTCCCTGGTCTCCTTCACGCTGCTGTCCCACATGGAGGACCAGCAGGGGTGCCGCGCGACCGACCTCGCCACGTACTACATGCTCGACAAGTCGACGATCAGCCGGCAGATCGCGGCCCTGGAGAAGCTGGGGTTCATCGAGCGCCGCACCGACCCGGCCGACCACCGCATCCAGCTCCTCCACCTCACCGCCGCCGGCACCGAGAAGCTCGCCGAGGCGGCGGTGCTGCGCCGGCACGCCTTCCACGAGCGCCTCGCGGACTGGGAGGAGGCCGACCTCGAACGGTTCGCCGCCTATCTGCTCCGCTACAACAGCACGGCTCCCGACGGGAGTTGA
- a CDS encoding response regulator transcription factor encodes MTRALVVDDQFLVRAGLVALLRAAGIDVVGEASDGEEAVAQAARTRPDVILMDIRMPGMSGIAATERILADAEDPAPRILILTTFDLDEYVYSALRAGASGFLLKDSGPERLLTAVAAVGGGDTLFAPSVTRRLVEAFARPVERSPHLSADLDALTARETEVLKLTARGLSNLEISDHLFISEATVKTHLNRAMSKLDLASRAQAVVLAYESGLVTPGGGAR; translated from the coding sequence ATGACCAGGGCACTCGTGGTCGACGACCAGTTCCTCGTCCGGGCCGGTCTGGTCGCGCTGCTGAGAGCGGCGGGCATCGACGTCGTCGGCGAGGCGAGCGACGGCGAGGAGGCGGTCGCCCAGGCGGCGCGGACCCGCCCCGACGTGATCCTGATGGACATCCGGATGCCCGGGATGAGCGGCATCGCCGCCACCGAGCGGATCCTCGCGGACGCCGAGGACCCGGCGCCGCGCATCCTCATCCTCACCACGTTCGACCTCGACGAGTACGTGTACTCCGCGCTGCGGGCCGGTGCCTCGGGGTTCCTGCTCAAGGACTCGGGGCCGGAGCGGCTGCTCACGGCGGTCGCGGCGGTCGGCGGCGGCGACACCCTCTTCGCGCCGAGCGTCACCCGGCGCCTGGTGGAGGCCTTCGCGCGGCCCGTCGAGCGCTCGCCGCACCTCTCGGCGGACCTGGACGCGCTCACCGCCCGCGAGACCGAGGTCCTCAAGCTCACCGCGCGCGGCCTGTCGAACCTGGAGATCTCCGACCACCTCTTCATCAGCGAGGCGACGGTCAAGACCCATCTGAACCGGGCCATGAGCAAACTGGACCTCGCCAGCCGGGCTCAGGCGGTGGTGCTCGCGTACGAGTCGGGGCTGGTCACGCCGGGCGGGGGAGCGAGGTAG
- a CDS encoding sensor histidine kinase encodes MRIRPVAADVFIALAQTCVAVLLGREAASQGQPPLDLLGYGLAVVINMACAFRSKAPVGVCLFVIATWTLYIALGNWPVVGTYGGMIACYTVAATRPARTSVSCAGVLGAVWLFAGFRAGSDSMPSVVVQALAVPAVIWRFGRVARRSTKLADQLAKEQEARARREVAEERGRIARELHDIIAHHMSVISVQSGLARFVFDSDPPTARGALGTISATSQEALEELRRMLHVLRAEDLDGEPSAPMPGLSRLSDVVERLRAGGLPVELRVQGQARTLAPGVDLCAYRVAQEALTNVLKHAPGARTTVEVCYERNHVSLAVVNEGTRANPVGNRSGSGHGLIGMRERAKLYGGTISTGPRSEGGFEVRLLLPTSAQPV; translated from the coding sequence ATGCGGATCCGCCCCGTTGCCGCCGATGTGTTCATCGCGCTGGCACAGACGTGTGTCGCCGTGCTGCTGGGCCGGGAGGCCGCCAGCCAGGGGCAGCCCCCGCTCGACCTGCTCGGATACGGGCTCGCCGTGGTCATCAACATGGCGTGCGCGTTCCGTTCCAAGGCGCCGGTGGGCGTGTGCCTCTTCGTCATCGCGACGTGGACGCTCTATATCGCGCTGGGGAATTGGCCGGTCGTGGGCACATACGGCGGAATGATCGCGTGTTATACCGTCGCCGCCACCCGCCCCGCCCGCACCTCCGTCAGCTGCGCCGGGGTGCTCGGCGCGGTCTGGCTGTTCGCGGGGTTCCGGGCCGGGAGCGACTCCATGCCGTCCGTGGTCGTCCAGGCCCTCGCCGTCCCGGCCGTCATCTGGCGGTTCGGCCGGGTGGCCCGCCGCTCCACCAAGCTCGCCGACCAGCTCGCCAAGGAGCAAGAAGCCCGGGCCCGGCGCGAGGTGGCCGAGGAACGCGGCCGGATCGCACGGGAGTTGCACGACATCATCGCCCACCACATGTCGGTGATATCGGTCCAGTCGGGTCTGGCCCGTTTCGTCTTCGACTCCGACCCGCCCACCGCGCGCGGCGCGCTCGGTACCATCTCGGCCACCAGCCAGGAGGCCCTGGAGGAACTGCGGCGCATGCTGCACGTGTTGCGCGCCGAGGACCTCGACGGCGAGCCGTCGGCTCCGATGCCGGGCCTGTCACGTCTGTCGGACGTGGTGGAGCGGCTGCGGGCCGGAGGTCTGCCGGTCGAGCTGCGGGTCCAGGGGCAGGCGCGGACCCTGGCGCCCGGCGTCGACCTGTGCGCGTACCGGGTGGCGCAGGAGGCGCTCACCAATGTCCTGAAACATGCGCCCGGCGCACGGACGACCGTGGAAGTCTGTTACGAGCGGAACCATGTCTCGCTCGCCGTCGTGAACGAGGGTACGAGAGCGAATCCGGTCGGAAACCGATCGGGTAGTGGACATGGGTTGATCGGAATGCGGGAGCGAGCCAAGCTCTACGGCGGCACGATCAGTACCGGCCCGAGGAGCGAGGGAGGCTTCGAGGTCCGGCTGCTCCTGCCGACATCGGCCCAGCCCGTATGA
- a CDS encoding GNAT family N-acetyltransferase — translation MDNEDVLALFDRQMRETSPPDGPGARVERVGRVVRQTGPDPVWNGVLWSDLDEECADREIAEQVRHFASLGREFEWKLYAHDTPGDLGERLLAAGFTAEPAEALMVAESKDQTGAVALPEGVELVPVTDRAGVALMTAAHEQAFGQDSSLLARRMELQLAEAPDTLVAVVAMADGVPVSAARMELIPGTEFAGLWGGGTAEAWRGKGIYRALVSYRARVAAERGYRFLQVDASDRSAPILRRLGFARLSTTTPYVHQP, via the coding sequence ATGGACAACGAAGACGTGCTGGCCCTGTTCGACCGGCAGATGCGCGAGACCTCGCCGCCCGACGGCCCCGGCGCCCGGGTCGAGCGCGTGGGCCGGGTCGTGCGGCAGACCGGGCCGGATCCCGTCTGGAACGGCGTCCTCTGGTCGGACCTCGACGAGGAGTGCGCCGACCGCGAGATCGCCGAGCAGGTACGGCACTTCGCCTCGCTCGGCCGCGAGTTCGAGTGGAAGCTGTACGCGCACGACACCCCGGGCGACCTCGGCGAGCGGCTGCTGGCGGCCGGGTTCACGGCCGAGCCCGCCGAGGCCCTGATGGTCGCGGAGAGCAAGGACCAGACGGGCGCGGTGGCGCTGCCCGAGGGCGTCGAGCTGGTGCCGGTGACCGACAGGGCCGGGGTCGCGCTGATGACGGCCGCCCACGAGCAGGCGTTCGGCCAGGACTCGTCCCTGCTCGCCCGGCGCATGGAGCTCCAGCTCGCCGAGGCCCCCGACACCCTGGTAGCGGTGGTGGCGATGGCCGACGGGGTGCCGGTGAGCGCGGCCCGTATGGAGCTGATCCCGGGGACGGAGTTCGCCGGGCTGTGGGGCGGCGGCACCGCCGAAGCCTGGCGCGGCAAGGGCATCTACCGGGCGCTGGTCTCCTACCGCGCCCGCGTCGCCGCCGAGCGCGGCTACCGCTTCCTCCAGGTCGACGCCTCCGACCGGAGCGCCCCGATCCTGCGCCGCCTGGGCTTCGCCCGGCTGAGCACGACCACGCCCTACGTCCACCAGCCGTGA
- a CDS encoding phosphodiester glycosidase family protein, producing MARRRLLPWRHRRDLTPSQRRRRRLAVRSTLAVCVLGAGTVGWSVGEALTYPGDDSTAARLAGWAREHELGFVVDKLENLQYEMDPPKVGGSLPSESLARMRAAAVAPPVAARGGPPLRAPMRPLVAPALPGEGVWRALASAHGRPIVQGTYVRPDAAHTSYEAAVAWISAKDSRFRLHPGLREPGGSFAVPPSIPKGQRTGLVASWNGGFKITDGGSRGGFHLAGKTVGELRDGAASEVFYRDGSIRVGVWGRDVRMTPEVVGVRQCLDLMVDGGRVVPDIDNDSKWGATDQSRMYVARSGVGVTAEGDVIMVVGQALSARTLAELMERAGAVRAMPLDMNRAWPSFMSYDGGRTPDDPVPTNILDFENPPERYYNQATRDFVAVYAR from the coding sequence ATGGCCCGTCGCCGACTGCTGCCGTGGAGACACCGCCGCGATCTGACGCCGTCCCAGCGGCGCCGGCGCCGCCTCGCGGTCCGGTCCACGCTGGCGGTGTGCGTGCTCGGCGCCGGGACCGTGGGCTGGTCGGTGGGCGAGGCACTGACCTATCCGGGTGACGACAGCACGGCGGCGCGCCTGGCGGGCTGGGCCCGCGAGCACGAGCTGGGCTTCGTCGTCGACAAGCTGGAGAACCTCCAGTACGAGATGGACCCGCCGAAGGTCGGCGGCTCGCTGCCGAGCGAGTCCCTTGCCCGGATGCGCGCGGCGGCCGTCGCCCCGCCGGTCGCGGCGCGCGGCGGGCCGCCGCTCCGGGCCCCGATGCGGCCGCTGGTCGCCCCGGCACTGCCCGGCGAGGGCGTCTGGCGTGCACTGGCCTCGGCTCACGGCCGCCCGATCGTGCAGGGCACCTATGTGCGCCCCGACGCCGCCCACACCTCGTACGAGGCGGCCGTCGCCTGGATCAGCGCCAAGGACTCACGCTTCCGGCTGCACCCGGGACTGCGCGAGCCGGGCGGGTCATTCGCCGTCCCGCCCAGCATCCCCAAGGGGCAGCGCACCGGACTGGTGGCGTCCTGGAACGGCGGCTTCAAGATCACCGACGGCGGCTCCCGGGGCGGCTTCCACCTCGCGGGGAAGACCGTCGGCGAGCTCCGCGACGGCGCCGCCTCCGAAGTCTTCTACCGCGACGGCTCGATCCGCGTCGGCGTCTGGGGCCGGGACGTGCGGATGACCCCCGAGGTCGTCGGGGTGCGCCAGTGCCTCGACCTGATGGTCGACGGCGGCCGGGTGGTGCCCGACATCGACAACGACTCCAAGTGGGGCGCCACCGACCAGAGCAGGATGTACGTGGCCCGCTCCGGCGTCGGCGTCACCGCCGAGGGCGATGTGATCATGGTCGTCGGCCAGGCGCTCTCGGCCCGTACGCTCGCCGAGCTGATGGAGCGCGCGGGCGCGGTCCGTGCGATGCCCCTGGACATGAACCGCGCCTGGCCGTCCTTCATGAGCTACGACGGCGGCCGCACCCCGGACGACCCCGTGCCCACCAACATCCTGGACTTCGAGAACCCCCCGGAGCGCTACTACAACCAGGCCACCCGCGACTTCGTCGCCGTGTACGCCCGCTGA